Within the Rosa rugosa chromosome 2, drRosRugo1.1, whole genome shotgun sequence genome, the region ACTTGGTTAGCATATGAGAGGCCTTTTCGTCTCTGCAATTGTCACCCAAAAAAAGAATGTTGCTATTTGTACTGAACAAAAATCTTAGTACACCCCGGCGCGCCAACTATAAATTTTTTGCCTCTATCTTCCAATATTACCCTCATATATTAataaatcaagaaaaaaaaattacagaactACTTTGTATGCTAACGACCAAATATTAATTAAGCTATCAGTTGCAAGCTAACGACCGATCTTGAAATAAatggagtgaagaagaagaagagatggacaAGGAAGAAGTGACCAagggcaagtttttttttttttttttctttcttttaacaaagaacagttttgtatttttttttatttctttaacgATGTGTTGgtttgtataatttttttttggtgataGTTGAAAAGACGAAAAAGCCCCTCATGTGATAACCAAGTTAACAgaaaattggatggaaagtctaaaaaataatgataggaaaaaaatcagcaataattagaaaagtgagggtgtagataatcaaaattaaaatgtcatGGGGTAAATCGGCAGCCATGGGAAAAGTCAGGGGGTCATTTGGCTATTTTGCCCCTCTAAAATGCATCTAGTTAATCAATGCCGAGAATCCTTCAGTACAAAGAAGGAAAAGATAAGGAGACAATGGATCACCTTGGCGAGAGCAAAGAACAATTTGAGAGAAGCTAATAAGAAAGGTGAAcccttacaaaaaaaaaataagaaaggtGAACATGCCAAAGTAAGAAAGAATAAGTTGATTGGGCCTAAATCCAGAGGCTTAGCTTAGGGTTGAGGGCTCTTATGATTTTGATGCACAtcttttttttgagtaaaacttTGAGAATTGGATTGAGACTACCAGTTCAGACTTTTTAATTTTCGATAATTTTAGGCTTTTGtaccttttaattttttttaatagaaattgatatcattagaatTACTAGCTAAAAACAGGCTAGACTTTACATGCACTTATACAAGAAATTCAGCCAGGAAATTCAGAGAACCTACCTAAGTCAATGCTACTAATCATAGTCTAAATGATGCTCGATCGCATTTAAGCAAGCTTAATTTAGCAAGAATAGCGTCGCTCTCTAAGGAAAATCAATCATCTAGTTTCACCTGCCAGCACTCAATTTTGTATCTTCTGCTTGTTGTTAGAGTATATAGGCAAAAAAATTTGTCATGATATGTAATTTTGCCTCCTTTTGTTTTTACTCTTTCCTCATTTTCTtctagagtgtgtttggatgagggaaaaaactgGGGAATTTAAAGAAAAGTCGGTATTTCACGATTCCACGACCCAAAGTCCTCTGTTTGGATAGACACTCCACGAAATTTGCAATTGCTGCACGAGAAAAATCGATGGAATTGGAGATGGAGATTCCCGGCTTCAATTCCTTCAAAAATAGACGTTATTCTTCAATTCCATCCAAGCGGGGAGATTTTCTTGGATGGAATTGAAGAATACCGACTAATGTTTCTATtagtattttttaaaatttcttCTAAAATCTCGTCTCTTTTTTTCgctcttttcctttcttctcccttgTTTTGCTAATTTTGTAATGTTTATATAAGTATTGGTTTAAAATAATTTCTTCTAAAATCTTGCCTCAAAATTCTTGAAAGCATAtcgataaaaacaaaaaattataaGCAATTTAAGATTAGCTCACCCCAATTTTCCATCTTGAATCCATCACTGAGTACATTGCAGACGTACCTCAAGTATGAATGAATCCAAACCTAATTCATGTCTTGTTGGGTCGGGAAGCGATCGTGAATGTGATGACTTGGTGGACTTCATCCACAAGATGCATGTGCAGAGAATATTATGAAATCCTTTCTGATTTCTGAGGGAGTAGTTCGTGGTGAGGAGGCATTTGCTTTTAGATTTGCGTAGAGGAATTTCTAAATCCATATAGGTGATGATCGAGGGTTTCACATGGTTTGTCTTCCAACAAGGACAAAGGGAGTTGAGTGTCCAACTTGTTCAAAAACACTGTGCCCTACAACAACTAATTAGGCCAATGGAGTTCCAGAAAAAGATCGGAAGTGGACGTACAGTTGGAATTGCTCAACTGCTGATACAGATTTTGTTCACAAACACAAGTAATAACCTACAATGTCCAAATATGCGAAGGATGGCCAGCTAGAGTGTTAAAGTAGACACTCAATAATGCTTGCTCAAATCTGTtgtatatatacatgtatataaGACCAATATGATCTGTTCTGTTTGAAATTTGGAGATCTGACATAATGATCTTAAATcgtcccttcaaaaaaaaaaaaaacaaaacaaaaaaaacagaaaaaaaaaaaaaacaaaaagaaacaaaaaggatGTATAAAAGTCTTGGGTTTAGTTGCAAATTCGACCTTCAGTATTCGAGTTGTTTGGAATCATACATAGTTCACGTAATATAGTATaaattgttaaaggaaaaacacattatgtgccttcgtcaaagtaactgacgaagagggaatcaatGAATTGCAATTACAGCTCAATCAacatttactatcattattgtaattgatatttccgttgtaattctatctctatataaagggactatgaaatgaaatgagtagactaaTTCCCATTTACTTTTACATACATtttattattgttttatttattaataactTATAGCTCGAAATCTATGAGAGTTGAATTTAAAATCTCATACTTACTACAAAAGACAAGCATGACCAAGTTCAATTATAGCTGAGAAAATATATCGACTTTGTCTTTACATTCTACTTTACCAAATAAATGTATATTCAAACTCTAAAAGTTAGTCTACatgtcattttttttattatcaaCTGAGAATATGAGTTATCTCCCATCTACGaaggagatacttatgttatgAGACCAAATATCATGCTCTTTATATTACTCTTACATTTTAAGCTacccatgttttttttttttttaaataaagtgttaaatatattaatcaatgAAGAAGATTACAATTGGATGCTAAATTAAAGCATCTTGAATGAATGAGGGAGGAATAGTATCCCAACACAGCTGCTGCCCTGAATCCTTAGCTAAAGAATGCGCAACAATATTCTCATGTCTAGAAATATTCCTAAGCATAGCTCTTGGTATAGATGATAGCCCTTCACTAATATCTTCATAGAGTTGAACCTGATCTTTGGTTTACAAAAGCAACTAACTTCAAAGCATTTGTCTCAAAGGAAATAGGTGCTTGATTTTTTGATTGAACCATACGCACAGCTATCCTCCCTGCTACTGCCTCTACCCATGTTGATTATGTAATTCATTCAAAAAAATGTTAATTACGTAATTGTGCTTAATATTCTTTTAAAATGGAATTTTGTATTTTAAATGTATGAAGGTATATATTTAGGATGTCAGAATAAGTTAAATAACAACTCACTCTTTCTAGTACGTGGTAAAAAGGAAAACCAAGGGAGCAAGCAGAAACCTAGTGTTTCTGAGTATAGCAGCGGCGGCAGACTCTGTCGTCGTGACTAGCGACAGTGTAGTCGGGACTCCTCTTCTCAAAATTGGGCGAGGAAAACCCTTCGTCGTCAAGGAAAGGTTCACTGGCTTGGATTGCAGACCTCGAGCGCGGAGGCAATTTGCGGGTTGAAGCCGTCGAGAAGCAGGCACGGCGGTATTTGAAGGATCAGCGCTGGTCGTTTTTTTGTCGGTGGCAAAGGGTGTTGCCGGATTGGAGAGGGAGCAATCTGGTGCTGCTGGTTGATCTGGTGGTGGCACTGTTGATCGGTAGCTATTTCATTTGGCGGTTAATGGGGTAGATAGGCAGCCCGCCGAAAACCATGCCGGTGGTGGAGATGTAGAGGACCCCTCATGCTAGTGAAGATCtgacttgggcttgggctcaggTCGAGGCCAGTTGGGCCTGTTTTTGGGCTCTAATGTTTTATTAGGGTATTGAGCCTGTGTGTGAGGTTGGAttaacttctatgagtcttctatgacatTTCTAGTatcttgcttgtaccacaattgcgtgattggcaagtgggggctagttgaatgatttcttttccgtaggaggcgaggttttttcattcttgtagAGGCTAGCTTAAATGTAAGCGTCCCAGAGATTTTAATGATTTGCTCTAGCTTAGATAgttcggattttcttgccgagttTGCTTATGTAAGTTATGGTAGCATATAGACTCTAGCCTTTTggttgttgatctaatgaattcaacttttatttcaaaaaacaaCTCACTCTTTCTAGAATATTATAGTGTAGATTGTAATGAGAAGTTTTCATTTTACATCATCTTGTCATGATCATTTTTATAAAATGTAAATCAAATATAAGATCGTTTAGTGAATCATCTATActaccaagaaaacaattttggtAAAAGTTTAATTCTCCGATCAATACATTAGCTTGATACAACATTGAATGACTAAACAAAATATGTACAGTATTAAACGTTAATTTTGAagatgtctttttttttttgtatgtttgTTGGTATGATGGAGGTATTAAATAATGAAAATGACAGTAACAAAAAAGGATGAAAATGTTTACTAATAGGGAAATCAATTTCTAATACCTAACTGGCTAACTTACTTAGCTAGCTAGGGTAAGTGGTTCCTCATGATCAAAGAACTCATTCCTGAACTCCCGGTTATTTAGGAATTAGTATTTCCCCTTATCAATGGAAATCACTTCCTGTTATATTCCGATTCCATCGATAGACCGTATTTTTTTGGACTTGACAAGCTCTTGAGATGGCTAGTGTTTTCTTCCATCGGGAGTGTATGTTTTTGGACTTATCGGTTTGGGTATAAGCTACGTCCAATTGTTTTAAGAAGCAAGTTGCCATGTTGGTATAGCAGCTTCAGTACGCAAGCATTTTTACGTACCATGAAGAAAGAGACCATTGGAGTCAAGAACCAGGAGTTGAAACATGGTTGCAATAGAGAATAAAGTAATGATGGCTTACATTAATTGAACCTTGATTCCtaaatagaaagaagaaaaattcaATAGTTATTTCATCGATTTGGGAATCgatgaaagaaaatttgtaaGAAATTCATCAACTTTTTGGTGGTTAGCCAATTTCCTTCAGCTTCAGAAAGCGATGGAAACAAAAATAATGTACAAGATCAATCAGTTTACAAAAATCATAAGTGTAATTAAAGGATGCATGCTGTGAATCACAATCCATTCAGTCGAGAAGTGAGGTCAATGAAGATGTCTTCTCTGCAAGGAATCGTGAGTCCGCCTGTTGGATAGTTGTACCCGTACTCCTCCTCCGCCTTACTTAGCAGCTCTTGGAACAAAGGCTGACTCAAAAACGATATCGGAACCACAAATCGTTTTCTTTCACTCTCTCCAACGTACACAGCGACATATCCTTTTGGAACTCCCACAGAAGACGTTGAACTCGCCTTGTTCACAAACAAGTTTGACTGGCGCAAGATCTGCTTAGCATGCATGATTCCTGGTACTCGAATAGCCATGATATACTTAAGAGTACGTAGTTATCACTCGAACTAGAAAAGCTAGGTCTGAGAGGGAAGGAGAGTAAGTTGTAGAGAATATGAGGGCTTAGTTTGGTGTGAATTTGCTTTGGGGATAATGAGTGAGTATAAATAGAAGCAAAGCCATGTAGACATTTGAAAAATCCATGGAGGGCAGGGTTGGGACAGAGGTGAGGCAATTGGGTGGGGAAGGGTATGACATAAGTGTTTGGAAGGTCACATGGTCATGTCTTCTTACTCGTCCCAAAATATTGGTAGTGGATAGAGACCTTAATGTGGATTTGTTAGGGATTGTTATGTCCAGCCATTATTTGTGATAACATACAAAGTGAGGAAAACTAAAACTGCTGGCATTTGGTTTGGTTAGTTTTAGTGGCTAGCCTTGAATACCGGACAGCCATAGACATATATGTCCATAATTAGTTGACAACACCATGTAAACACTGTATGTATGGATCAAATTGAGTCCCAGCAATATCATAACGTAACCTGCATTTCGAAATATCAAGCTAGCCAGATAGTACGTACGATAATTTGTACTAATCAGTTGATTCTTTGCCCGAATTGTAAGTTGAGGCAAACATCATACAAACAgtttctgatatattattgtCTGAAAATGACAATATAACTTGCTTTGAACTTCTGAACTTTGCCATTGcaaatttgttatttttcttACTTCACTCGGAGAATACTGCTGGAAAATTTAGAGGTAACTCATCACGGTGAGGGGAATTTCCAGAAAGGCGCTGGTAGTTATATCCAATAATTTCTAGTCGCTCATATATGGTAAACTTACAATGAAGCTTTTTTCCTATAACTTTTGCTATTATTTGCCATATAATGTGTCTAATTCTTTTCACTTAAGTTGGCATTTCTATTCATTACCCGATGGGTAATACCCACCCAATAATAGTTCGCAGGTAATACATAATGATTAATACCCATCAAATAATTCGCGGGTATGGGTATTTACATAACCTATTTCTAAACGGGTAAACCCATACCCACCCATTTACCCGTTTTCAATATGATCgagcaagattttttttttgtttttggtaattTAAGGCCTTCAGCCTATTAAAggctgggattttttttttttaaatacttgctactatttttttattttcgaCAAATACTTATTActacttttttttaattaattatgaAGCTGGTAAATAATCAATTATTGTTACTGTGCTCTTCAAATTATTAATGTTTTTTGCTGCATACCTATCGAAAGGAAAAAATTGTTCTTTGCTGCATAAACGAAATAACTGGAAGTATATTTGCTGCATACTGATTATGCCAATCTGGATATGTATATTTCTTACCAGAAAAAGATGCAACAACTTTATACATTTACACAAATTTACATCAACCTGTACAAATGAATTACTAGGCTAAAgtcccaccaaaaaaaaaaaaaaaaagaaagagaaatttCCTTGATTTGATCTACAACAAAACACCAACACACTGGTTATATCTTCTATCTTCATCTTGCcttgttttgatttcttctgCACATCTCAATGTGCTCTCAATTTGATAGCCTCCTCCAATACTGACTTCTCTTTTCTAAATGACAACAGTAGCTCTCAAACACACTCACATTCACATCTAACTTGAATCCCATCAAGAACTGAAACTCAAGCTCTAACTTGTTCAGCTCAGAAAGCTTATtccatcaaaacccagaaagcaaaCCTGAATGTGGGTTTTTTTCTGTTTCACTTTTACTTCAAAATTATCCCATACTGCTGCCTTCCTCTTTCTTTTGCGTGGAACACTTTGTTCCACATCCTCATCCATTATTTCATTATTAGCGCAACTATACGACATATCTTCCATACTGCAAGAAGTAAAATAGCAACCAAAGAATGAATACAATTTCCAATATATAAGTAGATGCATACTGCAAGAAGTTAGATACACACACAGTGAGATTAGGTGCTCTGTAACCTCTGTTTGTGCTCTGTTTATGAACATACCAAATGCTTTACAGGATTAGGTGCTCTGTTTGTGATATAAAAATAGGAGAATGATGAAGTGGAAAGTGGAAACCATTAGTTAGGTAGAATAGTGCTTTGTTGTACACAAAAGGAAATTAAATTATGTGATCAAGATTATTGTTGCACGTAGAAGAAAAAG harbors:
- the LOC133734048 gene encoding auxin-responsive protein SAUR21-like gives rise to the protein MAIRVPGIMHAKQILRQSNLFVNKASSTSSVGVPKGYVAVYVGESERKRFVVPISFLSQPLFQELLSKAEEEYGYNYPTGGLTIPCREDIFIDLTSRLNGL